CTCCGAGGGAGAAGTTATCTCACTTGTGGAAAGAGTAACATCTAGAACTACTAATTTGGATAAAGTCTATCAAGTATATTCTCTAATAAGAAATATAAGCAACTATAGTTGTGATGAACTTAGAGAAGAACTTCTCAAAATTGAAAATGAAAAGCCATATTCATTTTTTATAAATGTTGCTGGCAACTGTATAGGAGCTGGATTTTTCACTTTCTTATTTTCAGGAAATATAAGAGAGTTTCTAGCTGCTTTTTTATGTGGTATACTTATTGCAATAGCAACAAGAATTACTGATACCCTAAAATTAGGAACATTTTTTACTAATCTTTTGTGTGGTGGAATATCTTCTGGAACAGCATGTTTATTCCTTCATTTAGGATTTATAACAGATGTTTCCATTCCAATAATTTCCACTTTGATGATATTGGTACCAGGAGTTGCATTTATTAATTCTATGAGAGATATATTCTCAGGAGATCTTGTTACAGGACTTTCCAGACTAGGTGAAGTAGCAATGATAGGAACTTCTATAGCTGTAGGTTCAGGTATAGCACTAAAATTACTTCTAAACTTAGGGAGGGCATACTAATGTCAATAGAAAAAATAATATTTCAGATTATAGCTGCTATATTCACTACCTTTGGATTTGGGTTAATGTTTAATATAAAACATAAAAATCTCTTCCATACCAGCATAGCTGGTGGATTGAGTTGGGCAGTATATCTTTTAGGGCAGCATTTAAATTATTCTGAAGGCTTGACATTCTTTATAGCAACATTTGCTCTTGCACTATATTCAGAAGCAGTTTCTAGGATAATATATACACCTGTAACAACAATATTGATAGCTGCCTTGATACCTTTAGCACCAGGAGGAGGAATTTATTATACAATGTATAATTTAATTGATAAAAATTATCCTATGGCAGTTCAAAAAGGCATTCAAACTTTTATTATAGCTGGAGCCATGGCTGTAGGTATTTTTTCAGCATCAACTGTATTTAGACTTTATGATGAAATAAAATCTAGAGTTAATAAAAATATTTAAGTTAAAAGGGAAGTATTTCCCTTTTAACTATTTTTAACTCTGTCAGCAAATTTTTTTCCAACTGTAAACTTTAAAACTCTTTTAGCAGGGATAACTATTCTTTCTTTAGTTTTAGGATTTCCATAAATTCTTTGCTCTCTATGCTCTATTTCAAATTTACCCCAATCTTTAAAGATAACTTTTTCATTTTCATCAATAACTTGTTTTAAAGTATCAAAAAAAACTTTTACTCTTTTTTTAGCTTCGCCTATATTTTTTAGTCTTCCATCTAGTTTGAAAGAGTCTAGATACATTTTCATAAATTCTTTTTCTGTCATTTTTGTGTGCCTCCTTGCTTCATTCTATTTTATTTTTAAAGATAGTTCTTTTTTTTCTTAAAATGAAGTATACTATGGGTATATTCATATTAATATATCCTATATTAACATTGTTTTGATTAATATAAAATTCGAATTTTTTTTCAAAAATAATGAAAAAAATTTCATAGGTTGTTTTTTTATAAATATGTATACAAAATTTGAAAGGAGTTAGAGATGCTTAATGGAAAAAATCTAAATATTCTAGGGCTTTTATTTCAGAATGAATACACGGTTGAAGACCTATCCTCTGTTCTAAATCTCAATTCTAGGACTATACGTTATAATATAAAAGATATAAATACAGTGCTAAATAAATGTAATTTAAATGGAATATTAAAAAATAAAGATAAATATTTTATTGAAAAAAAAGAAATGGTTAAAATAAAAAAGTTAATTTCTGAATTTTCTTCACTTACTTATATTGATAGAAGAGATTATTTAATAACTAAACTTTTAATAGATGACAAAATAATATTGAGTCATGAAAGTAGGATACTAGATGTAACAAGAAGAACTTTAAATTATGATTTAGTAGAGATAAAAAATTTCTGGCACCATACTCTATAACAGTTGAAGTTATACATGGGAAAGGAATAACTTTACATGGAGATGAAAAACATCTTAAAATACTTTTAATTGCCTTTCTTACTAAATTTATTTCAAAGGGAAAAGAGCTTAAAAATGTTTTTAAAGAGCTACTTTATTCAATAGTGACAGAAAAAAAGTTGAACGAATATATGCTTCAGGGAAATAAACTGCTCAAGATGGCTAATAAAAATATTCAAACATACAGTTTTTATGCAATAATAGCTGTATTTGTAGATTCTCATCTAAAAAGAAAGAGTTTTGAAAATAATTATATATATGCTCATTCATCACAGCAATATTATGAATATTTTAATATAGTAAGAGAGTTTGTAAAAGATGATATAGAACTAAGTAATTTTTCTATTCATACAATAACACTTATACTTATGGGAATATATTCAGCAGATTTGAATGAGAGTTTACATAGAGATATAGAAGAATTTTTAAAAGAGTTAAATGAAAAATATAATGATGAATTAAATATGGACGAAGAGTTTATTCGTAAAATATTTTCAGTAATTAAGATATCCATATATAAATCAAAATTTAATATTGTACAGAAAAATCTCGATTTTACAGATGTTCCTAAGTATTGTTTGAAAATTTTTAATACAATATATGAAATGGTACCTAAGTATTTTATGGAGTTTGTTATGGAAGATTTTATACTTTTGGCAATAATTCTTCAGGAAAATATTGATAAGAAAAAATATGCTGAGAGTAAACCTAAGAGAATACTTGTAGTAGATAATACTTTTGAGCAAAGAGCTACTGAAACAGTTATAAAAAAACTTCAGTGTACATACAAAATAGAGATTGTAGAAGTAATACCAGATTATCGAATAGAATATTTTCTTTCTGAAAATAAAAATATAGACCTCATCATATCTCTTGCAAATTTAGATGATGAGCCTCATGGAATACCAGTTTTAAAGATTTATCTCAGTGATTTTTGGAATGGAATAAATGTTTTAGATGAATTTAATATACCTAAAAATTATTAAAGGGAAAGAGGATTTTTGAATTAATCCTCTTTTTACTTTTTTATGCAAGTTTCATATACATATCAATGTGAGGAATACCATCTTCATCATATACATCAGATACAGCATTAAAACCTAATGAAGAGTAAAAATCCTTTAAATAGAATTGGGCACCAATAGTAATTTCCTTTTCCTTTAATATATTTTTTACGCAGTCAATACACTGTAAAACCAACTTTCGAGCATAGCCATTTTTTCTATAAGCATTTAATACCATAACTCTTCCAATAGATGCAGTATCATAAGATAATCCTGGAGCTAAAACTCTAGCATAACACATAATTTTATTATTATCTGTATCTTTTAAATAAATGTGAAGAGATTTAAAATCTTTTTCATCGAAATCTAAATAAGGACAATTTTGTTCTACCACAAAAACTTCTTGTCTTACTTTTCCAATTTCATAGAGTTCTTTTGTAGTTAATTCATCAAATGACTTTATAAAAAATTTCATATTTCCTTCCTCCTGTTGTTGATTATTATTCTTAAATTATACCTTTAAATACAAAACATTTCAAAATATATTTGACATTATTTAAATGATATGTTATCTTATTTGTAGAGATTACAAAAATGTAAAAGAAAATAAGGAGATGGTTTTAATGGAATTAAAAGGATCTAAGACAGAAAAAAATCTAATGACTGCATTTGCTGGGGAATCAGAAGCAAGAAATAAATATACATATTATGCATCAAAAGCGAAAAAAGATGGATTTGAGCAAGTATCTAAGCTATTTGAAGCAACTGCTAATAACGAAAAAGAACATGCAAAACTTTGGTTTAAACTTTTAAAAGGTGGAGATATTCCTTCAACTATAGACAATCTTTTAGATGCTGCTGAAGGAGAGAATTATGAATGGACAGATATGTATGCTGAATTTGCAAAAGTTGCAAAAGAGGAAGGATTTACTGAAATTGCAAGATTATTTGAAGGTGTGGCAAAAGTAGAAAAAGAACATGAAGAAAGATATAGAAAATTATTAGCTAATATCAAAGAAGAAATGGTATTTGAAAGAGAAGAAGAAGTAGCATGGGAATGTATGAATTGTGGACATATCCATCATGGAAAAAAAGCTCCAGGAGTATGTCCAGTATGTGCTCACCCACAAGCTTATTTCATGATTCAACCTAAAAATTTCTAATAGAATAAAAAAGTTGGACCAGTTTGGAATTAACAAACTGGTCTTTTTTAATTTAAAACAAATGGGATAGATTCTTGTAAATGGAATTTAAATTCATTTGGATTTTCTGTAATTTTAGTAAAAAATTATCACCCATGAGGTAAATTTACCTTGTGGGTGATTTTTAGTTATGGTAGGTAATTTTTAGCAAAAAATATTGTAAAAAAATATTTTATAAAATAAAAAAAGTAGAATTTTTTAACATGATTATATAAATAAAAAAAAATATTTTAGTAAAAAAAATCATCAGCCATTAGTTAAATTTACCGTGCAGGTTATTTTTGCTTACGGTTGGCAATTAAAGATAATTTTAATATCAAAAGGAGTTATATATTTTTTTTGAAAAAGAGATAAAAACAAATAATTTTTTTTTACAAAAGATAGAAAAATATTTAAAAAAATCCTTTAAAAAATATTGATGAAATAAGGGGGTTTAGTATAAATATTATAAATGATAGGAAGATGATTTATTCATTTCTTTATTTCAAATTTTTAATTCTTCTATATACAAAAATGGAATGTTGTGCTAAGATATGAACCATGTCATTTGTGAAAAATTTTGAATATAAAAAAGCATTTCAAAAAAGATTATAAAAAACATTAACTATAAAAAAAGTTTGTAGATATTACTACGAATTTGAAGGAGCGAAAGATGAAAAACAAGAGAAGTACAAAGGAGCAATCATTTTGTTGGCAGGAGAAAAAAGTATTGAGATTATTTAGATGTCTATATGTGGGAAAGGAACTTGACAGGATTAGAAATCTGTATCTGACTCTTACTGAAATCTACAGTGATTTTAATGGGCAGGATATAAAATACTATACTGAAACAATAGCTAAATATAGTGGATTAAGCAAAGGTTGGATACCTAAAGGACTAAAAATACTTGAAGAGTTAAAAGTAATAGAACTGGTGGAGGAAAGAAGCAAGGGGAAATTTAAAGGGAAAAAATTAATATTTACTCCTGAAAACGTTGAAGAAATGGAAAAATTTACTAGAGAAGAAGAAATCGATAACGAGGAAACTATTACTGAGGAAACTACTACTGAAGAAACTATTACTGGAGAAACTATTGCTGAGGAAACTATCACTGGAGAAACTATTACCGAGGAAACTATTACTGGTAAAACCATTACTGGTGAAACCGTTGCTGGTTTTTTACAGACATCAGAAGATAGTTTTGTTTTAGAAGATAATAAAAGATTAAAAGATATAAATAATACACACACAGAGGGAGAAAAAAATATTGAGAACAGAGAATGCAAAAAAGTTGACATGGAAAACACGCCAGTAGAGATACAGCAGATATTAAAAAATACAAAGAGTTGAATCTGCCTGATTTTGACTATAGACCAGAGAACCATATTTTGCTGAGGGCATATGGAGAATTGGGAGCTGCAAAGCTATTTGAAGCACTGACACTGATGTCACAGTCAAAATTTGTAAAAAACAACATGAGTGTGAATGCAATCTTTAAAGTGGAAAACCTCAAAAAAGCTATCAATGGGAACTTTAAGGATAAAATATATAAGGGGAAAAAGAGCATTTCTGATACTAAAAAAGAATTTAAAGAAATTGAGTATGAAGACTCTACAGGGGAATTTATAAAAGGGCTGCTTGCAAAAACATCTAGAGGGGGAGTAGATGAAGAAATGTGAATTTTGTGGGGAAGATTATGTGAAAAATGAGAATAAATATTTTGCTGCGCTTCCAAAGGGGATTAAAAAAGAGCTGGAATATATACCGAGATGCGATTGCCTAGAGAAAAATAGGGCAAAGGAATTGGAGAAACTGGAAAAGAAGAGAGTACAGGAGTGTATGAAAAACAAGCTGAAGAAGTGCCTGGATATTTCTGTAATGGATAAAAAGTTTATAAACAGCAGGTTTGAGAATGCAGATATGAGCAGCAGTCATATGCAGCTGGCTAAAAGATATGCAGAGAATTTTCTGAAGAAGGATAAAAAAGAGGGGTTGCTTTTTTATGGGGGAGTGGGAACAGGGAAGACATTTGCAAGTGCCTGTATAGCGAACTATCTTATGGAGCAAGGGGAAACAGTGATAGTAATCAATCTGGGGCTGTATTTGAACAAACTCACCATAGAATGGGGCGAGGGAGAAAAAATTATTCTGGAACAGACAGAAAAATGTGATTTGATGATTATAGACGATTTCGGAGCTGAAAAAGAACTGGATAAGAATCAGACAGGGTGGAGAGCAGAAAAAATATATAATCTCATAGATGGGAGATACAGGAGTGAGAAGCCTTTGATAGTATCAACGAATCTGAACTTCAGTGAAGATAGAAACAGATGTGAGATAACTGAAAAGTTTTCAACACAGGGGCAGAACAGGATAAGGGACAGAATAATTGATATGTGCTTTCCTGTACGAATAGCAGGAAAGAGCAGAAGGGGAATGACACAGGAAAGATTTAGCGAATTTATGGAATAAAAAATTTGGGAGGCAGGGAATGAAAAAGAATTTGGAGGAAAGTGGAGCAGAGATAAAGAGAGGGAGTACAGGTGAATAGCGAAGAGTATATTTACAGAAAACTTGATACTCTATCCTCTCTGGATAAGGTTTTATCTGAAGAAATGGTTAAACATCTAGGGGAGTGGGCAACGATAGATGATGTGGCAAAATATTTTAAAAAACATAGAAATACTATATGCTACAAGCTGGAAGCAGGAGATATACTGCACAGAAGAATAGGAACGAGTATTTTGATTTATACAAGAAGCTTGATTTTTCTATTGGAATAAAATGCTAATGCATATACAAAGACTGGTAGCATACCAGTTTTATGTAAAAAATAATACAACAGAAACTTAAAGAAAAAAGGCTGTAGTAGAAGCTGCAGTCTTTTTTTTACCCAAAAATAAAAGATGGAGGAAAAATTATGAAAACAATAGGAGTAAAATTCAGAATAGAAAATATAAAAACACTGACTGAGGGAATCAGAATCAAGAAAAAATGACAAGGACAGAAGAGCTTCTGATGAGGCATTAAGAGGGAGAAAAAATAGAGTATTAAAAGATTGAAAAAACGAGCTTTTTACTAAAAAGTTCTTGTTTATACATAAAGGCGAACACATTCCCTATATTTTCCCTATCATTGTACTCTTTAAATTTGTAAAAGTCAACATAAAAGTTTTGGGAGGTGAATGGGGTCCAAAAAATGAGGTATTAAAAATTGGGAGGTTAGAGCGTCTAAAAGTTCGCTTTTATGTATAAAAAGGAACTTTTCTCAGTTATTGGCTTAATTTCTACATTTAAATTTTCAATTTTAATTAGGATTTTGGAGGAAAAAATTGAAAAAAATTTAAGAAAAATTTAAATAAAAAATATATAAAAACAAACTTGGGGGAGGAAAAATATGATTGAAAAGATTATAAAGGCAGTAAAGAGCAGCAACAAAAGAAGAGGAAGAAACATAACGATAGGGGCAGTAGTAGGATTTCTATTGTCATGCACAGCAGTAATGGGAGCAGATAGCTATCTTTGGATAAAAGGAGATGGTGGAGAAATAGAATTTAATACAACTGAAACTGTTGATGGTAGTGGAAGTTGTAATGAAGGAAATTGGGATACAGAAAATCCATATGAAGATGTTGGAAATATTTGGGATACAGTAAAAAAAACTTATACAAACAATACGCTATTGTCATCAAGTAAAGTTAATGACAAAGATGGGAACAAAGAGATAAGTTATGGACTTAGGTTAAGTGGTGACTTGACTGATGTGAATTTTGTAAATAATGCCTCAATAACAGGAGAAATGAGTAGTAGTGGTAATAGTTATGGTTATGGAATATATAATAAATCAGGTACAATGAAAAATATAACAAATGCAGGAGTAATAAGTGGCTCAGGTATTTATAATGGTAGTAGTGCTAGTTATGGTTCTGGAATATATAATAAATCAGGTACAATGAAAAATATAACAAATGCAGGAGTAATAAGTGGTACTGGTAGTAGTTCTAGTGGTTATGGTTTTGGTTATGGAATATATAATTCAGGTACAATGAAAAATATAACAAATAGAGGACTGATAAGTGGTACAGGTAGTAGTGATAGTGGTACTGGTTATGGAATATATAATAGTTTAGGTACAATTGGAGATATAACAAATGCAGGAATAATAAATGGTTATGGTAATAGTACTAGTGGTAAAGGTATTGGTTCTGGAATATATAATTTTAAATCTGAAATGGAAAATATAACAAATGCAGGACTGATAAGTGGTACTGGTAATAGTACTAGTGATGCTGGTACTGGTTCTGGAATAAATAATGATAGTGATGATAAAGAAATGGGAGCTATAACAAATACAGGGATAATAAGTGGTTATGGTACTGGTTCTAGTAGTGTTAGTGAGGGTTATGGAATATATAATAAATCAGGTACAATTGGAGATATAACAAATGCAGGACTGATAAATGGTTATGCTGCTAGTACTTCTGCTGCTTTTGCTTATGGAATATTTAATGATACTAATGCTATAAAAATAGGAAATATAACAAATACAGGGGTAATAAGTGGTTATGGTAATGGTTTAGATTCAGGGTCAACTGGTTCTTCAAGTACTGCTTTGGGTTTTGGAATATATAATAAAGATACAATGGGAAGTATAACAAATACAGGAATAATAAGTGGTATTGGTACTGGTGCTGGAATATATAATCACTCAGGTACAATGGGAGCTATAACAAATACAGGAGTTATTTATGGAACCAGTAATGCTATAAAGAAAAGTGATGGAACTATAGATCCATCAAGTAATTATGGAATACTTGTAAATGGAGATAGTAATAATGATGTAGTTGATGGATTAACAATTGTTGATGAAACTCCTAAAGAAAATGAAATATTAAACAAAGGTTTAATATTTAAGGCAGTGGTAGGAGGATATAAAGCAGAGGAAAAAGATTATAAAAAATTTGGAAAAACTTTTGATAATGGTGCAGGAATTACAATAATCAATGCTAAAGCAGTGGGAGATAAAGCTAATATATCAGGAACTGAAAGTTTAGAATTAAAAAAAGGAATTTTAACAACTGGAGATTCTCAAACAATAAATATTTCTTCAAGTAAGGGATATATATTAAACGGTATAACAAATACTTTGAAAGTTTTAGAGGGAAATAATGAACTTAATGGTTCAGTAATTAATGCATATAAAACAGCAGTTGTATTTGGAGATACAGGAGATAAAGAGCTGACTTTATTAGGAACAGTAGTAAATGGTGGAATAGATGGAAGTGCAGCTATATTAGGAAGTGACAATGGAGATACTTTAATACTTCAGTCTATGACTAGTAGTGGAGATACTCAAAATACTGTAGTTAATGGAAATATAAATATGGGAGCTGGAGCTGATACCCTTACAATTGGAGATGGCACAATAATTAATGGAATTCTTGATGGTGGAGATAGCGATTCTGAAGATACTCTTAATTTTGGAGTAAGTTCAGGTGCTAAGTCAATTCCAGGCGAAAGTCAAGGAATAAATATTATGCACAATATAACTAATTTTGAAAATATAAATGTAGGAGAAAATACAAATGTTACTTTATTTGAGAAAACTATTGGTGCAGATGGAAAAGAAAAAGAATTAAAAGTAACAGGAGTAGAAGAAATAAACATAAAAGCAGGTGGAGTTCTTAATTTAAGAATAGACAGTCAGACAATAAAGAATGGAAGATATGAAGGACATGCCCTATTTGGAAATGCTGAACTTAAGATTAATGGAGATATTAGTCAGTTGCCAGGTGGTAAAACAGAAATTAAAGAAACAGAAGTTGAAAAATACAAAGTAGGAATATTTAACCTTATAACAAATGGATTGGGAATAAATTCTATAATTGCTATGGACGGAATAACTTTAAATGAAAATCTTTTTGTTAAAACTAATTCTATATTGGATAAAGCTGTAATTTTAGAAGAGGATGAAGAAGGTGAAGGGAAAGGAGAAAAAGGAGATATAAAGATTGAAGACAATGAAGATATTTTTGTAATAAACAAAGAAATACCAAGAGATGAGCAAAAATATATAAAATTAAATGAAATATATAAAGGAGTACATTCAAGTGCAAGGGAAAATTTTAATGCATTAAAAGATATTTTAACTTTAAATGCAGCAGGAGGAGATTATACATCAGTAACAGATAAAGAACAGCTAGCTATACTTTTATCTTACTTAAGTAATATCTACACAGAAACTCCATACTCATATTCAAGCGAACTTTCAAGAAAATCAATGGGAATGTTTAGAGATATAATCACAGAGAACCAGTTCAAACCA
Above is a window of Fusobacterium varium DNA encoding:
- a CDS encoding Uncharacterized conserved protein, whose translation is MDKKTEYKILSLACLTGKIMLQNGSEVYRVENHICQVAEHYGMTPQCFATLTCIIITLKNSEGEVISLVERVTSRTTNLDKVYQVYSLIRNISNYSCDELREELLKIENEKPYSFFINVAGNCIGAGFFTFLFSGNIREFLAAFLCGILIAIATRITDTLKLGTFFTNLLCGGISSGTACLFLHLGFITDVSIPIISTLMILVPGVAFINSMRDIFSGDLVTGLSRLGEVAMIGTSIAVGSGIALKLLLNLGRAY
- a CDS encoding Uncharacterized conserved protein, producing the protein MSIEKIIFQIIAAIFTTFGFGLMFNIKHKNLFHTSIAGGLSWAVYLLGQHLNYSEGLTFFIATFALALYSEAVSRIIYTPVTTILIAALIPLAPGGGIYYTMYNLIDKNYPMAVQKGIQTFIIAGAMAVGIFSASTVFRLYDEIKSRVNKNI
- the ihfA_1 gene encoding Integration host factor subunit alpha codes for the protein MTEKEFMKMYLDSFKLDGRLKNIGEAKKRVKVFFDTLKQVIDENEKVIFKDWGKFEIEHREQRIYGNPKTKERIVIPAKRVLKFTVGKKFADRVKNS
- a CDS encoding putative acyltransferase; this encodes MKFFIKSFDELTTKELYEIGKVRQEVFVVEQNCPYLDFDEKDFKSLHIYLKDTDNNKIMCYARVLAPGLSYDTASIGRVMVLNAYRKNGYARKLVLQCIDCVKNILKEKEITIGAQFYLKDFYSSLGFNAVSDVYDEDGIPHIDMYMKLA
- the rbr gene encoding Rubrerythrin, with product MELKGSKTEKNLMTAFAGESEARNKYTYYASKAKKDGFEQVSKLFEATANNEKEHAKLWFKLLKGGDIPSTIDNLLDAAEGENYEWTDMYAEFAKVAKEEGFTEIARLFEGVAKVEKEHEERYRKLLANIKEEMVFEREEEVAWECMNCGHIHHGKKAPGVCPVCAHPQAYFMIQPKNF
- the dnaI_1 gene encoding Primosomal protein DnaI produces the protein MKKCEFCGEDYVKNENKYFAALPKGIKKELEYIPRCDCLEKNRAKELEKLEKKRVQECMKNKLKKCLDISVMDKKFINSRFENADMSSSHMQLAKRYAENFLKKDKKEGLLFYGGVGTGKTFASACIANYLMEQGETVIVINLGLYLNKLTIEWGEGEKIILEQTEKCDLMIIDDFGAEKELDKNQTGWRAEKIYNLIDGRYRSEKPLIVSTNLNFSEDRNRCEITEKFSTQGQNRIRDRIIDMCFPVRIAGKSRRGMTQERFSEFME
- a CDS encoding Autotransporter beta-domain → MIEKIIKAVKSSNKRRGRNITIGAVVGFLLSCTAVMGADSYLWIKGDGGEIEFNTTETVDGSGSCNEGNWDTENPYEDVGNIWDTVKKTYTNNTLLSSSKVNDKDGNKEISYGLRLSGDLTDVNFVNNASITGEMSSSGNSYGYGIYNKSGTMKNITNAGVISGSGIYNGSSASYGSGIYNKSGTMKNITNAGVISGTGSSSSGYGFGYGIYNSGTMKNITNRGLISGTGSSDSGTGYGIYNSLGTIGDITNAGIINGYGNSTSGKGIGSGIYNFKSEMENITNAGLISGTGNSTSDAGTGSGINNDSDDKEMGAITNTGIISGYGTGSSSVSEGYGIYNKSGTIGDITNAGLINGYAASTSAAFAYGIFNDTNAIKIGNITNTGVISGYGNGLDSGSTGSSSTALGFGIYNKDTMGSITNTGIISGIGTGAGIYNHSGTMGAITNTGVIYGTSNAIKKSDGTIDPSSNYGILVNGDSNNDVVDGLTIVDETPKENEILNKGLIFKAVVGGYKAEEKDYKKFGKTFDNGAGITIINAKAVGDKANISGTESLELKKGILTTGDSQTINISSSKGYILNGITNTLKVLEGNNELNGSVINAYKTAVVFGDTGDKELTLLGTVVNGGIDGSAAILGSDNGDTLILQSMTSSGDTQNTVVNGNINMGAGADTLTIGDGTIINGILDGGDSDSEDTLNFGVSSGAKSIPGESQGINIMHNITNFENINVGENTNVTLFEKTIGADGKEKELKVTGVEEINIKAGGVLNLRIDSQTIKNGRYEGHALFGNAELKINGDISQLPGGKTEIKETEVEKYKVGIFNLITNGLGINSIIAMDGITLNENLFVKTNSILDKAVILEEDEEGEGKGEKGDIKIEDNEDIFVINKEIPRDEQKYIKLNEIYKGVHSSARENFNALKDILTLNAAGGDYTSVTDKEQLAILLSYLSNIYTETPYSYSSELSRKSMGMFRDIITENQFKPNLNQWLIMGGLTHRDGGTKDTYYGKNYHGFDTGTADVDVDMKLTGAYALGKYGYSENVALGVTAGGNRSEAKLPMSKVKGNSGYVGAFAENYRGNLTLKAGAGIQYSEYDANRATLGGHSYSEKYSDMTYDIYLNGRYSYNIGENLFLEPYGTLSYTYVDQEGADEGSKVLAIETDSKSFDYTAAKVGVDLKKVIPHEKGKSTLSAGVSYTRLLTGADEENITGRFKGESATDFDILVPHKNEHSIGLNAKYALELESGILFDVKGSYSVERDSHNGTGKNRTKGEWIVGAGIGYKF